The following proteins are encoded in a genomic region of Streptomyces sp. NBC_01723:
- a CDS encoding ABC transporter substrate-binding protein, whose translation MPEPRSGRRRPLSRRAVLAAAAVGLSTALTASLSACSSSGDVSSGGVTLTFSWWGNDDRAARTRKAVELFEKEHPGVEVRTSNADFGSYMQKLATQAAGGGIPDVAQLDYRQISQYAGGGTLLPLGDSVENGTIRTSEMDEEFVRTGTFEGKQYALPMGRGITGYAYDSTVYQKAGIPTPQPGWTWEEWAQANRRIAALGLKSPDGRDMVGANDNGVNEDIFEDWLRSRGGKLYKSQTELGFTEDDLTEFWTFCDKLREEGVVAEAKDTSQASTTELSPMGRGLAAADFTWDAPFPGYPALLGDQVHFAPVPTADGRQGAYFKPSMLLGVGSNSEHPEEAAELVDFLLNDERAGDILGFTRSTPPNRTIAARVAKTLEGAEKEIYEYAQKMESYGLDAPPPAPPRGDVAIQTAFKRAYHRVMYELTSPREAAREFIDEAERELRS comes from the coding sequence ATGCCCGAGCCCCGAAGCGGCCGGCGCCGGCCCCTGAGCCGCCGGGCCGTCCTGGCCGCGGCAGCCGTCGGTCTCAGCACCGCACTGACGGCGTCGCTCAGCGCGTGCTCCTCCTCCGGTGACGTGTCGTCCGGCGGCGTCACCCTCACGTTCTCCTGGTGGGGCAACGACGACCGCGCCGCACGCACCAGGAAGGCGGTGGAGCTGTTCGAGAAGGAACACCCCGGCGTCGAGGTCCGCACCTCCAACGCGGACTTCGGCTCGTACATGCAGAAGCTGGCCACCCAGGCGGCGGGCGGCGGCATCCCGGACGTGGCCCAGCTCGACTACCGGCAGATCTCCCAGTACGCGGGCGGTGGCACGCTCCTGCCGCTGGGCGATTCCGTCGAGAACGGCACGATCCGCACCTCCGAGATGGACGAGGAGTTCGTCCGCACGGGCACCTTCGAGGGCAAGCAGTACGCCCTGCCGATGGGCCGCGGCATCACCGGCTACGCCTACGACTCCACCGTCTACCAGAAGGCCGGCATCCCCACCCCGCAGCCCGGCTGGACCTGGGAGGAGTGGGCGCAGGCCAACCGGAGGATCGCCGCCCTGGGACTGAAGTCCCCCGACGGACGCGACATGGTGGGCGCCAACGACAACGGTGTCAACGAGGACATCTTCGAGGACTGGCTGCGCAGCCGCGGCGGAAAGCTCTACAAGAGCCAGACGGAACTCGGCTTCACCGAGGACGACCTCACCGAGTTCTGGACCTTCTGCGACAAGCTGCGCGAGGAAGGTGTCGTCGCCGAGGCCAAGGACACCTCGCAGGCCAGCACCACCGAGCTGTCGCCCATGGGCCGAGGGCTCGCCGCCGCCGACTTCACCTGGGACGCGCCCTTCCCCGGGTACCCCGCACTCCTCGGCGACCAGGTCCACTTCGCACCCGTCCCCACCGCCGACGGACGCCAGGGCGCGTACTTCAAGCCCTCCATGCTCCTCGGGGTCGGGTCCAACAGCGAACACCCCGAGGAAGCAGCCGAGTTGGTCGACTTCCTGCTCAACGACGAGCGGGCCGGCGACATCCTCGGCTTCACCCGCTCCACACCCCCCAACCGGACGATCGCCGCCCGCGTCGCCAAGACCCTCGAAGGCGCGGAGAAGGAGATCTACGAGTACGCGCAGAAGATGGAGTCGTACGGTCTGGACGCCCCGCCCCCCGCACCGCCGCGGGGCGACGTCGCCATCCAGACCGCGTTCAAGCGCGCCTACCACCGCGTGATGTACGAACTGACCTCGCCGCGCGAGGCGGCGCGGGAATTCATCGACGAGGCCGAACGGGAGCTGCGGTCATGA
- a CDS encoding winged helix-turn-helix transcriptional regulator — protein MSSRQLLKGLPEDADLRRADSLAREIFSDVANKWALLIIEALGERTLRFSELRNEVEGVSHKMLTQNLRMLERNGLVERTVHPTVPPRVEYTLTEPGRALRATVDAMCGWTQRYLGHIEDARGRFGG, from the coding sequence ATGAGTTCCAGACAGCTACTCAAGGGACTGCCCGAGGACGCCGACCTCAGGCGCGCGGACTCCCTCGCCCGGGAGATCTTCTCCGACGTCGCCAACAAGTGGGCGCTCCTCATCATCGAGGCGCTCGGTGAACGCACCCTGCGCTTCAGCGAGTTGCGGAACGAGGTCGAGGGCGTCAGCCACAAGATGCTCACGCAGAACCTCCGCATGCTGGAGCGCAACGGCCTGGTCGAGCGGACGGTGCACCCCACCGTCCCGCCACGGGTCGAGTACACCCTCACCGAGCCGGGGCGGGCGCTGCGCGCCACGGTCGACGCCATGTGCGGCTGGACCCAGCGGTACCTCGGCCACATCGAGGACGCACGCGGTCGCTTCGGCGGCTGA
- a CDS encoding Gfo/Idh/MocA family protein encodes MSSHVSPAPLRTAVVGTGSIARSSHLPALQKLAADGEVEIVAAVDVNGDAARAFADEYGIAHASTDLDAMLSEVRPDLVVLCTPPAVHRDQSVAALRAGAWVWCEKPPCPSLADYDAVEAAESGDDAAPYASIVFQHRFGSGARHVRALLRGGALGRPLVAHCQTTWYRDKAYYAVPWRGRWATEGGGPAMGHGIHQTDLLLDLMGPWTELRGMAARLVHDVETEDVSTALVRFADGAVATLVNSVLSPDEVSRIRIDCELATVEVTHLYGYRNADWRIIPAPGVPEETAAAWRDFGADEPSSHLAQLRVLVDDIRNGRRHATSGAGGRRTLELITALYKSAFTDTTVRAGDIGPGDPYYTELHGGAPGWAPAGTREEEDQA; translated from the coding sequence ATGTCTTCGCACGTTTCGCCCGCACCACTGCGTACGGCGGTGGTCGGTACGGGATCCATCGCGCGGTCCAGCCATCTGCCCGCCCTGCAGAAACTGGCCGCCGACGGCGAGGTGGAGATCGTGGCCGCGGTGGACGTGAACGGCGATGCGGCGCGCGCGTTCGCCGACGAGTACGGGATCGCGCACGCGTCCACGGACCTCGACGCGATGCTGTCCGAGGTGCGTCCCGACCTCGTCGTGCTGTGCACCCCGCCCGCCGTGCACCGGGACCAGTCGGTGGCCGCGCTCCGGGCCGGTGCCTGGGTGTGGTGCGAGAAGCCGCCCTGCCCCTCGCTGGCCGACTACGACGCCGTCGAGGCGGCCGAGTCGGGAGACGACGCGGCGCCGTACGCCTCCATCGTGTTCCAGCACCGCTTCGGTTCGGGCGCACGGCACGTCCGCGCCCTGCTGCGCGGCGGTGCGCTGGGCCGGCCGCTGGTGGCCCACTGCCAGACCACCTGGTACCGCGACAAGGCCTACTACGCGGTGCCGTGGCGGGGCCGTTGGGCCACCGAGGGCGGCGGCCCGGCCATGGGCCACGGCATCCACCAGACCGACCTGCTCCTCGACCTGATGGGCCCGTGGACCGAACTGCGCGGCATGGCGGCCCGGCTCGTGCACGACGTGGAGACCGAGGACGTCTCCACCGCCCTGGTCCGCTTCGCCGACGGAGCCGTCGCGACCCTCGTCAACAGCGTGCTGAGCCCCGACGAGGTCAGCCGGATACGCATCGACTGCGAACTGGCCACGGTCGAGGTGACCCACCTGTACGGCTACCGCAACGCCGACTGGCGCATCATCCCCGCGCCCGGCGTCCCCGAGGAGACCGCGGCGGCCTGGCGCGACTTCGGCGCCGACGAACCCAGTTCGCACCTGGCCCAGCTGCGCGTCCTGGTCGACGACATCAGGAACGGCCGGCGCCACGCGACCAGCGGCGCGGGCGGCCGTCGCACGCTGGAGCTGATCACCGCCCTGTACAAGTCGGCGTTCACCGACACGACCGTGCGCGCGGGCGACATCGGCCCCGGCGACCCGTACTACACCGAACTGCACGGCGGCGCCCCGGGCTGGGCGCCGGCCGGTACCCGCGAGGAGGAGGACCAGGCATGA
- a CDS encoding homoserine dehydrogenase: MGEATRTGVVLSGYGPVGRAYVDHLAGHGDGLARLHGVRPVVRAVRASSGQCLLGDDGQPVPPRPSWDPPEPLDETLDRTGAAVFAQALPSSPELRALAAREAVTALRRGVHVVTATKSHLLTHWGDLGAAARAGRGMIRISGATGAALPAGDLSRTALRGMGCRTIRACPNGTVTFVLDRLAEGDSLDDAVGEARRRGIAEADPSADLSGADSATKVRLLAALAWGWDPASVRVRAQPVDEGTAGAALSASSRSRRLRAVAVASLDRPLLVDVRLEETEPGDPLHALTGPEKAVVFGCPDAGDVTVSGGRSSPTGAALAMVKDTIEVTADRTGFH, from the coding sequence ATGGGCGAAGCGACGCGGACCGGCGTGGTCCTTTCCGGATACGGCCCGGTCGGCCGGGCGTACGTCGACCACCTGGCCGGGCACGGGGACGGACTCGCCCGCCTGCACGGCGTACGCCCGGTGGTCCGCGCCGTTCGCGCGAGCTCGGGCCAGTGCCTGCTGGGAGACGACGGGCAGCCGGTGCCACCGCGCCCGTCCTGGGACCCGCCGGAGCCACTGGACGAGACGCTCGACCGGACCGGCGCCGCCGTGTTCGCGCAGGCGCTGCCCTCCTCGCCCGAGCTGCGCGCGCTCGCCGCGCGCGAGGCGGTCACCGCGCTGCGCCGGGGCGTCCACGTCGTGACGGCCACCAAGAGCCATCTGCTCACCCACTGGGGAGACCTCGGTGCGGCGGCCCGCGCCGGGCGGGGCATGATCAGGATCTCCGGCGCGACCGGGGCTGCGCTGCCCGCGGGCGACCTGTCGCGCACCGCCCTGCGCGGCATGGGCTGCCGGACCATCCGGGCCTGCCCCAACGGCACCGTGACCTTCGTCCTCGACCGCCTCGCCGAGGGCGACTCGCTGGACGACGCGGTGGGCGAGGCGCGTCGGCGCGGGATCGCCGAGGCGGACCCGTCGGCCGACCTGTCCGGCGCGGACTCCGCCACCAAGGTGCGGCTGCTCGCCGCACTGGCCTGGGGCTGGGACCCGGCGTCGGTGCGCGTGCGCGCACAGCCCGTCGACGAGGGCACCGCCGGCGCGGCCCTGAGCGCGTCCTCCCGCTCGCGTCGCCTGCGGGCGGTCGCCGTCGCCTCCCTGGACCGGCCCCTCCTCGTGGACGTACGCCTGGAGGAGACGGAACCCGGGGATCCGCTGCACGCGCTCACCGGGCCGGAGAAGGCCGTGGTCTTCGGCTGCCCGGACGCGGGCGACGTGACCGTGAGCGGTGGACGGTCGAGTCCGACGGGGGCGGCCCTGGCGATGGTGAAGGACACCATCGAGGTCACGGCGGACCGGACGGGGTTCCACTGA
- a CDS encoding carbohydrate ABC transporter permease: MSTVSTRAPARADRPAQSRPPAKRRRPRRREQQWPAYVFLTPWMLGAAVLTLVPMAVSLYLSFTDYNLFDPPQWVGLRNYQEMLTEDPRFWRSVGTTLLYVVVAVPLKLLLALGAAMLLKNLGRGRAFYRSAFYAPSLLGASMTIALVWRALFNDGGSVVDILGSVGIDTGGWVGNPDLAIYVIVLLTVWQFGAPMVIFLAGLQQISPELYEAAALDGAGRWRQFVSVTVPMLSPVVFFNLVLEMIQSFQVFTPAFAVSGGEGGPADSTMFYTLYLYERGFTASHMGYAAAMAWLLLIAIGIITLILFRTSRSWVFYADEEGR, from the coding sequence ATGAGCACAGTGTCGACCAGGGCGCCCGCACGCGCCGACCGCCCGGCCCAGTCGCGGCCGCCGGCCAAACGCCGCCGCCCCCGCCGCCGCGAACAGCAGTGGCCCGCCTATGTGTTCCTGACCCCGTGGATGCTCGGCGCGGCGGTGCTGACGCTGGTGCCGATGGCCGTGTCGCTCTACCTGTCGTTCACGGACTACAACCTGTTCGACCCGCCGCAGTGGGTGGGCCTGCGCAACTACCAGGAGATGCTCACCGAGGACCCCCGGTTCTGGCGGTCGGTCGGCACCACGCTGCTGTACGTCGTGGTCGCCGTCCCGCTCAAGCTGCTCCTCGCACTCGGGGCGGCGATGCTCCTGAAGAACCTCGGCCGGGGCCGCGCCTTCTACCGCTCCGCCTTCTACGCGCCCTCCCTGCTCGGGGCGAGCATGACGATCGCCCTGGTGTGGCGCGCGCTGTTCAACGACGGCGGCTCGGTCGTCGACATCCTCGGCTCCGTCGGCATCGACACCGGCGGCTGGGTCGGCAACCCCGACCTCGCGATCTACGTCATCGTCCTGCTGACCGTGTGGCAGTTCGGCGCCCCCATGGTGATCTTCCTCGCCGGCCTCCAGCAGATCTCGCCCGAGCTGTACGAGGCGGCGGCGCTGGACGGCGCGGGCCGCTGGCGGCAGTTCGTCTCCGTCACCGTGCCGATGCTGTCCCCGGTGGTCTTCTTCAACCTGGTCCTGGAGATGATCCAGTCCTTCCAGGTGTTCACTCCGGCCTTCGCGGTCAGCGGTGGTGAGGGCGGCCCCGCCGACTCGACCATGTTCTACACGCTCTACCTCTACGAACGCGGCTTCACCGCCTCCCACATGGGCTACGCCGCGGCCATGGCCTGGCTGCTGCTCATCGCCATCGGCATCATCACCCTGATCCTGTTCAGGACGTCCAGGTCCTGGGTCTTCTACGCGGACGAGGAGGGACGATGA
- a CDS encoding carbohydrate ABC transporter permease yields MNLTTRRWIPHTIAVVGLLVLLYPLAWLLATSLKPADEVVTSLDLWPSHLEWSNYTTALDGVSGVPVTRLLRNTVLIAGGAVVGNVLSCSLAAYAFARLRFRMSKVMFAFMVATLMLPHHVVLIPQYIIFNRLGMVDTYWPLILPKFLATEAFFVFLIVQFMRGLPRELEESARIDGCGAFRTYWSVTLPLSRPALITTAIFTFIWTWNDFFTQMIYLFAPEKFTITLALRSFVDQSSTSAYGPMFAMSVISVLPIVLFFFVFQRYLVQGMATSGLKG; encoded by the coding sequence ATGAACCTCACCACCAGGCGATGGATCCCGCACACGATCGCCGTCGTGGGCCTGCTCGTCCTGCTGTACCCCCTGGCCTGGCTGCTCGCCACGTCGCTCAAGCCGGCGGACGAGGTGGTGACCAGCCTCGACCTGTGGCCCAGCCACCTGGAGTGGTCGAACTACACGACCGCCCTCGACGGCGTGTCCGGGGTCCCCGTGACCCGGCTGCTCCGGAACACCGTGCTGATCGCCGGCGGCGCGGTGGTCGGCAACGTGCTCTCCTGCTCGCTGGCCGCCTACGCGTTCGCCCGGCTGCGCTTCAGGATGAGCAAGGTGATGTTCGCCTTCATGGTGGCGACGCTGATGCTTCCGCACCACGTCGTGCTCATCCCGCAGTACATCATCTTCAACCGGCTCGGCATGGTGGACACCTACTGGCCGCTGATCCTGCCGAAGTTCCTGGCCACGGAGGCGTTCTTCGTCTTCCTCATCGTCCAGTTCATGCGCGGACTGCCGCGCGAGCTGGAGGAGTCCGCCCGCATCGACGGCTGCGGCGCCTTCCGCACCTACTGGTCGGTGACGCTGCCGCTGAGCCGGCCGGCGCTGATCACCACGGCGATCTTCACCTTCATCTGGACGTGGAACGACTTCTTCACACAGATGATCTACCTGTTCGCCCCGGAGAAGTTCACCATCACCCTGGCCCTGCGCAGCTTCGTCGACCAGTCCAGCACCTCGGCGTACGGGCCCATGTTCGCGATGTCGGTGATCTCCGTGCTGCCGATCGTGCTGTTCTTCTTCGTCTTCCAGCGCTACCTCGTGCAGGGCATGGCCACCTCCGGACTGAAGGGCTGA
- a CDS encoding PmoA family protein: MTLSLTHVHGDRITVAHGAAGTELFSYVYRPEAGWEAPKPYLHPVRTLSGGLVTDYRPNDHRWHKGLQLTASHLSGQNLWGGNTYVHGDGYLALPEKVGSMAHVSFEEVSASGDRAVIAERLTWHPHDGELWAEEERRVEVRDVDTETGSWTLTWTSAVTNRRDEDLRFGSPTTHGRPAAGYTGLFWRGPRAFRDGRVFTAESAESAGSSDGDLMGTQAPWLAYVGEHDGRDGHATVVFEHAPSNDHLGEKGTHPAHWFVRSDPFAAVAPSWAFHEELVLPPGETLARAYRVVVADGAWDRAQVAAHLEGLTW, from the coding sequence ATGACGCTCTCACTGACCCACGTCCACGGCGACCGGATCACCGTGGCCCACGGGGCGGCCGGCACCGAGCTGTTCTCGTACGTGTACCGGCCGGAGGCCGGCTGGGAGGCGCCGAAGCCGTACCTGCACCCGGTCCGCACCCTCTCCGGGGGTCTCGTCACCGACTACCGTCCCAACGACCACCGTTGGCACAAGGGACTCCAGCTGACCGCCTCCCACCTGTCGGGCCAGAACCTGTGGGGCGGCAACACCTACGTGCACGGCGACGGGTACCTCGCCCTGCCCGAGAAGGTCGGCTCGATGGCCCACGTGTCCTTCGAGGAGGTCAGCGCCTCGGGCGACCGCGCCGTCATCGCCGAGCGGCTGACCTGGCACCCGCACGACGGTGAACTGTGGGCCGAGGAGGAGCGCCGCGTCGAGGTGCGCGACGTCGACACCGAGACCGGCAGCTGGACGCTCACCTGGACGTCTGCGGTGACCAACCGGCGCGACGAGGACCTGCGGTTCGGCAGCCCCACCACCCACGGCCGTCCGGCCGCCGGATACACCGGCCTCTTCTGGCGCGGCCCCCGCGCCTTCCGCGACGGCCGGGTCTTCACCGCCGAGTCCGCCGAGTCCGCCGGCTCCTCCGACGGCGACCTGATGGGCACCCAGGCCCCGTGGCTCGCCTACGTCGGCGAGCACGACGGACGCGACGGCCACGCCACGGTCGTCTTCGAACACGCGCCCTCCAACGACCACTTGGGAGAGAAGGGCACGCACCCGGCGCACTGGTTCGTGCGCAGCGACCCGTTCGCCGCGGTCGCCCCGTCCTGGGCGTTCCACGAGGAGCTGGTCCTCCCGCCCGGCGAGACGCTCGCGCGCGCCTACCGCGTGGTCGTCGCCGACGGCGCCTGGGACCGCGCACAGGTCGCCGCACACCTGGAGGGACTCACGTGGTGA
- a CDS encoding cupin domain-containing protein, translating to MSTAYDGFPGAVGVSRLTVYDWPTVEGLPGGGTPHLHLTCSEGYVVTAGRGAVQTLTTSGFRETPLEPGTVAWFTPGTIHRLVNDGGLEITVVMQNSGLPEAGDAVLTLPQDLLTDADAYTEAVRIPADAPEAEQARIARARRDLATRRFLELREATEKGDPEPLAAFQRAAADLVRPRLDDWEQRWLDGAHAAAEATRAQLDALRGNDDGHLAEARVSATGPRASGRFGMCGRLAVYPGI from the coding sequence GTGAGCACGGCGTACGACGGCTTTCCCGGCGCGGTGGGCGTCTCCCGCCTGACCGTGTACGACTGGCCGACCGTCGAGGGACTGCCCGGCGGAGGCACCCCGCACCTGCACCTCACGTGCAGCGAGGGGTACGTGGTCACGGCGGGCCGGGGGGCCGTGCAGACCCTCACCACCTCGGGTTTCCGGGAGACGCCGCTGGAGCCCGGCACGGTCGCCTGGTTCACGCCCGGCACGATCCACCGCCTGGTCAACGACGGCGGTCTCGAGATCACCGTCGTGATGCAGAACAGCGGACTGCCCGAGGCGGGTGACGCGGTGCTCACCCTGCCCCAGGACCTGCTCACCGACGCCGACGCGTACACCGAAGCCGTCCGTATCCCCGCCGACGCCCCCGAGGCCGAGCAGGCGCGGATCGCTCGCGCCCGCCGTGATCTGGCGACGCGGCGCTTCCTGGAGTTGCGCGAGGCGACCGAGAAGGGCGACCCGGAGCCCCTGGCCGCGTTCCAGCGGGCGGCGGCCGACCTGGTGCGGCCCCGCCTGGACGACTGGGAACAGCGCTGGCTCGACGGCGCGCACGCCGCCGCCGAGGCCACCCGGGCCCAACTCGACGCACTGCGCGGCAACGACGACGGGCACCTGGCCGAGGCCCGGGTGTCCGCCACCGGCCCCAGGGCGAGCGGCCGCTTCGGCATGTGCGGCCGGCTGGCCGTCTATCCCGGCATCTGA
- a CDS encoding NAD(P)-dependent alcohol dehydrogenase, translating to MKAVVQERFGPPEVLRVEEIDRPRPADGQVLVRVRAASVNPYDWHMMRGDPYAARLTGGMGFRRPKSRVAGIDVAGVVEGVGAGVEGLGPGSEVLGFCPGSFAEYGCGPAGLLVPKPTGLTFEQAAAVPMAAVTALRGVRTVGRVRSGQRVLVNGAGGGVGTFAVQIAAVLGAEVTGVCGAGNADLVRSLGAAHVVDHARQDFTDGGVRYDVILDNVGNHPPGRLRRALTPTGVLVANGGGSPGRVFGAIGSMLRVTAANAFTRQRLGPILPATPAGPARADLLAVTALIEAGQVVPVVGRTYALADTADGVRHVERGHARGKTVIAVSGDVSGTPSGPP from the coding sequence ATGAAGGCGGTGGTCCAGGAGCGCTTCGGCCCGCCCGAGGTGCTGCGGGTCGAGGAGATCGACCGGCCCCGGCCGGCGGACGGTCAGGTGCTGGTACGAGTGCGCGCCGCCTCGGTGAACCCGTACGACTGGCACATGATGCGCGGGGACCCGTACGCGGCACGGCTGACGGGTGGCATGGGGTTCAGGCGTCCGAAGAGCCGGGTCGCCGGCATCGACGTCGCCGGGGTGGTGGAGGGTGTTGGCGCGGGTGTGGAGGGGCTCGGCCCCGGCAGCGAGGTGCTGGGCTTCTGTCCCGGTTCCTTCGCCGAGTACGGGTGCGGCCCCGCCGGGCTGCTGGTGCCCAAGCCGACCGGCCTCACCTTCGAGCAGGCCGCCGCCGTACCGATGGCCGCGGTCACCGCCCTGCGCGGCGTCCGGACCGTGGGCCGGGTCCGGTCCGGGCAGCGGGTGCTGGTCAACGGCGCGGGCGGCGGCGTGGGCACCTTCGCCGTGCAGATCGCCGCGGTGCTGGGCGCCGAGGTCACCGGAGTCTGCGGCGCCGGCAACGCCGACCTGGTGCGTTCCCTGGGCGCCGCGCACGTCGTCGACCACGCCCGACAGGACTTCACCGACGGAGGAGTTCGCTACGACGTGATCCTGGACAACGTGGGCAACCACCCGCCCGGCCGACTGCGCCGGGCGCTCACCCCCACCGGAGTCCTGGTGGCCAACGGGGGCGGCTCGCCCGGCCGGGTCTTCGGCGCGATCGGCTCCATGCTGAGGGTGACGGCGGCCAACGCCTTCACCCGGCAGCGGCTGGGTCCGATCCTCCCGGCGACCCCGGCCGGACCGGCGCGCGCGGACCTGCTCGCCGTCACCGCCCTCATCGAGGCCGGGCAGGTCGTCCCCGTGGTCGGCCGGACGTACGCGCTGGCCGACACGGCGGACGGCGTCCGCCACGTGGAGCGGGGCCACGCCCGCGGCAAGACCGTGATCGCCGTGTCCGGCGACGTCAGTGGAACCCCGTCCGGTCCGCCGTGA
- a CDS encoding DUF427 domain-containing protein, which yields MVTESVRYPSAIVPVGHVEPVPRRVRGLVGGRAVFDTRRALYVWEWPPYPQFGIPLDDLAEGVVLTADGETRTLGAWPARRHSLRFGSEVREAAVWVWDYEAPERVRGTVRFEWEALDNWFEEDEPVFVHPRSPYSRVDALRSSSSVRVELNGEVLADAPHCVTLFETGLPTRYYLDRAYVDWTRLLPSDTVTRCPYKGTTSGYWSLRSDPGAHPDLLWAYDFPTPQVQRIAGLVAFYGEQVDLRVDGRPG from the coding sequence TTGGTGACCGAGTCCGTGCGGTACCCGAGTGCGATCGTGCCCGTCGGGCACGTGGAGCCCGTGCCGCGCCGTGTCCGTGGGCTGGTAGGCGGCCGTGCCGTCTTCGACACGCGGCGTGCGCTGTACGTCTGGGAGTGGCCCCCGTATCCGCAGTTCGGCATCCCGCTCGACGACCTGGCCGAGGGGGTGGTGCTGACCGCCGACGGCGAGACCCGGACCCTGGGTGCCTGGCCCGCCCGGCGCCACTCGCTGCGCTTCGGGTCCGAGGTCCGCGAGGCGGCGGTCTGGGTCTGGGACTACGAGGCGCCGGAGCGGGTGCGCGGCACCGTCCGCTTCGAATGGGAGGCGCTGGACAACTGGTTCGAGGAGGACGAGCCGGTCTTCGTGCATCCGCGGAGCCCGTACTCGCGGGTGGACGCGCTGCGCTCGTCCAGCAGCGTCCGCGTGGAGCTGAACGGCGAGGTGCTGGCGGACGCACCGCACTGCGTGACCCTGTTCGAGACGGGGCTGCCCACGCGCTACTACCTCGACCGCGCGTACGTCGACTGGACGCGGCTCCTGCCCTCGGACACGGTCACCCGCTGCCCGTACAAGGGGACGACGAGCGGCTACTGGTCCCTGCGCTCCGATCCCGGGGCCCACCCGGACCTGCTCTGGGCGTACGACTTCCCGACCCCGCAGGTCCAACGGATCGCCGGTCTGGTCGCGTTCTACGGCGAACAGGTCGACCTCCGCGTGGACGGGAGGCCGGGCTGA
- a CDS encoding MBL fold metallo-hydrolase, whose protein sequence is MPTPSWTVGDVTVHRVDEIPLPPATGPWLLPGATTEVVSQHPWLRPDFADPDGTLRLDSHSFAFVVDGLRVLVDTGIGNGKERANPAWHDLRTDFVERLAAAGFPPDSVDLVILTHLHADHVGWNTREVNGAWIPTFPNARYVTSRTEREFWATYDMEEARRQMFRDSVIPVEEAGLLDLIDVPGEGVGITPGLRLVPTPGHTPGHVAVELTARGRKALISGDCLHHPVQLARPGIGACVDIDPKQAEATRRRLLGDLADTDTLLLGTHFAPPTAGRVRTHGDAYRLAPVT, encoded by the coding sequence ATGCCGACTCCCTCCTGGACCGTGGGCGACGTCACCGTCCACCGCGTCGACGAGATCCCCCTGCCGCCCGCGACCGGCCCCTGGCTGCTGCCCGGCGCGACCACGGAGGTCGTCTCACAACACCCCTGGCTGCGACCCGACTTCGCCGACCCGGACGGCACCCTGCGCCTGGACAGTCACAGCTTCGCCTTCGTCGTGGACGGGCTGCGGGTCCTCGTCGACACCGGCATCGGCAACGGCAAGGAGCGGGCCAACCCCGCCTGGCACGACCTGCGCACGGACTTCGTCGAACGCCTCGCCGCCGCCGGATTCCCCCCGGACTCCGTCGACCTGGTGATCCTCACCCACCTGCACGCCGACCACGTCGGCTGGAACACGCGCGAGGTGAACGGCGCGTGGATCCCCACCTTCCCCAACGCCCGCTACGTCACCTCACGCACCGAGCGGGAGTTCTGGGCCACGTACGACATGGAGGAGGCCCGCCGGCAGATGTTCCGCGACTCCGTGATCCCCGTCGAGGAGGCGGGCCTGCTCGACCTCATCGACGTGCCGGGCGAGGGCGTCGGGATCACACCGGGCCTGCGCCTGGTCCCCACCCCGGGCCACACCCCCGGCCACGTCGCCGTAGAGCTGACCGCGCGGGGGCGGAAGGCGCTCATCAGCGGCGACTGCCTCCACCACCCCGTCCAGCTCGCCCGCCCCGGGATCGGGGCCTGCGTGGACATCGACCCGAAGCAGGCCGAGGCCACCCGCCGCCGGCTGCTGGGCGACCTCGCCGACACGGACACGCTGCTGCTCGGCACCCACTTCGCACCGCCCACCGCGGGCCGCGTCCGCACGCACGGGGACGCCTACCGTCTGGCGCCGGTGACGTAG